The following are encoded together in the Rubripirellula amarantea genome:
- a CDS encoding MOSC domain-containing protein, producing the protein MKLTKIIVSPGHDYWVGKGELTLQHGTQSPNEVVCEAGKGLVGDRYYHGRSNRKGQVTFIDEAVINAIRQRFDLAELDDSLFRRNLIVSGADLSTFLGKRFELQGVEFEGSQECRPCDWMDRMIAPGVKEFLQENFRGGLRAKVITSGRLVANS; encoded by the coding sequence ATGAAGCTCACTAAGATCATCGTTTCACCCGGCCACGATTATTGGGTTGGGAAGGGGGAACTCACCCTTCAACACGGCACGCAAAGCCCCAACGAGGTAGTATGCGAGGCTGGCAAAGGTTTAGTGGGCGACCGCTACTACCACGGCAGATCCAATCGCAAAGGCCAGGTGACGTTCATTGATGAGGCGGTGATTAATGCCATACGACAACGGTTCGACTTGGCCGAGCTAGACGATTCGTTGTTCCGCCGAAATTTGATCGTTTCCGGAGCTGACCTGTCGACGTTTCTTGGCAAACGCTTTGAGTTACAAGGTGTGGAATTTGAAGGCAGCCAGGAATGCCGACCTTGCGACTGGATGGACCGCATGATCGCGCCCGGTGTAAAAGAGTTTCTGCAAGAGAACTTTCGCGGAGGGTTGCGAGCCAAAGTGATTACGAGTGGCAGATTGGTTGCGAACTCGTAA
- a CDS encoding DUF3253 domain-containing protein, whose amino-acid sequence MNRAAIANCILKMATERGEAKSICPSEVARNLFGESWRSQMPLIRDIAAELVVATQIVVTQKGHSVHPVDATGPIRISITKS is encoded by the coding sequence ATGAATCGAGCTGCAATCGCAAACTGCATCCTCAAGATGGCGACTGAGCGGGGTGAGGCAAAGTCCATATGTCCGTCAGAGGTTGCTAGAAACTTGTTTGGTGAGTCGTGGCGATCCCAAATGCCACTAATTCGCGACATAGCTGCGGAACTGGTAGTCGCAACGCAAATCGTTGTCACACAGAAGGGTCATAGTGTTCATCCTGTTGATGCAACCGGCCCTATTCGCATTTCGATCACTAAGTCCTAG